From Impatiens glandulifera chromosome 7, dImpGla2.1, whole genome shotgun sequence:
GATGGTGGCTGCGCCAGCTAATTGTCCGATGTCTTTTAGATTCATGAACCACAACCTCTCGACTCTGCGCTCCGCCCCCTTCAGATATCGCCTTGACTTGCCCTCTTCAGCTCGAATACCCTTATCTTCTTCGCGTTCTGTGAGTGTGTCTTCTGCCGGTGCTGCTTCTCCAATTATCAACCAAGATTATCAAAATCTTGAATCCAATTCTCTCGGACACCTCACTCGTCCTGATTTCCCCATTCTTCATCAGGTACGTACATATCTATGGCTATATCACTACCTTTCTTCTTTTCCCTCATTGGGTTAGTAAGCTATGTTCATCCTAACGCTTGCTAATAGACTTCCTGGAGAATCTTGCGAGCTTCATATTCTAAAATTTAGTGCATAGTTtcaaaagtattattatttggGTGCCTTATAAGCAGCTAGCTGTAGAAGATTTAACCTCTCTTGTATCTGGAAGATGGATTCAAGTTATACCTTAGCCACGAGAGATACAATTACTCTATACTATTTTGTGTGAGACCGACCTTCTAAAGATTCCATCTTTCATTCGCTTAACTAAATACCTCCTTCCATGGAGTCAACTGTCTCCTTGTGGTTAAAATCAGAACGGACTAATCATATTTCATCACAACCACTCTTTgacaaaaaaaagaagagaagggTAATGCAGGAAGTGATTTTTAAGACTTGTGAAAAATGGTACCTTTTAGTTACCAGCTCTTCCAAACAGAATTTTGCTTGTTTGAGCAAACATTTTATACCATTTTTACCTAGAGATTAATTGAAATGAATGCATTATCTTCTTCGAACCTCATCTTGGAATAATTGACCTACTGTTAACGTAATTTTGCAGGAGGTAAATGGGTCATCGCTTGTTTATCTAGATAATGCTGCAACTTCTCAAAAGCCAATCTCTGTCTTGAATGccttacaaaattattatgaaaagtaCAATTCAAATGTGCACCGTGGGATTCATTACTTGAGGTTCCTAAAGACTTTTGCTTATCAGTTTTGAAGTGTTTATGATTGACGGTGTTAGTGCAATGATGACATTATCCTTTTTCTTGCTTTTTATAGTGCAAAAGCTACGGATGAATACGAGATGTCAAGAAAGAAGGTTGCAACTTTCATTAATGCATCTGACCCTGGAGAGATCATTTTCACCAGAAATGCTACAGAAGCCATCAATTTAGTAGCTTATACTTGGGGTGTCTCCAATTTAAAGCCGGAAGATGAGGTAACTATTGTTTTGTCTTTGAGGGCATAttcttataatttcttatgtttCCATTTATTTCGGGTCTTGGTTTCTCCTCTTAAGAAGTTAAAATTTCTGTtgcccaattttctttatctccCCTGTCCCCCCAAAAGTCTTCTGCCGAGTTTTCCTTCTAGGAGTAGAGTTTCAATTGTTTGAAGCTGATTTGGAAGCCTTATTTCCTAGATGTTTTGACATTTCAATAATTTTGAAGATCATGACAGTTTAATCTCTCTGTGGCCAATTTTTGTGTACTTATAATGTTCATTAGCCAAATTTGTGgagtatattttttaagaaaaggTCATGTTCATGCTTTATTGTATCATACTATTTCTTCCCTTCACAGCGGCCAAtcataatacatttttttgttGTATAATTGAATTAGAAGGTCGATATGCATCAAGGATTGGCATGAATTTTCTTGCAGGTTATATTAACAGTAGCTGAACATCACAGTGCTATTGTTCCATGGCAAATTGTAGCTCAAAAAACTGGTGCCATCTTGAAGTTTGTTGAGTTAACTGAAAATCAAGTTCCTGATACAGAGATGTTGAGAAGATTGATTTCAAAGAGAACAAAGTTAGTGGTTGTTCATCATGTCTCCAATGTGCTGGGTAAGTGAAGCTATTTATGCAAAACTTAATGCTACTCACTCAATTATTTTGCTGGTATTCTTTCATCATAAGTAATGAATGCAAGTGTTTTGAGCTCAAATTTAAATTCACTAGTCCTTTTCTTTAGACATATTCCTTGGTTCATGACTCTTTTGAAGCTTATTCTATATGTGAATTTTCTGCACATtagatattaaaaaacaaaaaacttgTAGGATGATTTATATTTGATTCTTAATTAAGCATAGGCTTGGATGAGCAAAACATTTgtgtttttgattatttttagatGTATGGATAGATCCGTTAAGGCCATATAATCATTgctatttatttgtaattgtaATTTGTTGCCTGGTATCTATCAGTGGAAGCTCTTAAGATTTTCATGCTGGTGGGAAATTATGTTCAGATATATTATTAGTATTGTATTTTGCAGCTTCTGTTCTTCCAATTGGTGATATTGTTGATTGGGCACATAAATTTGGGGCGAAAGTGCTAGTAGATGCTTGTCAGAGTGTTCCCCATATGGTGGTTGACGTACAAGGCCTTGGTGCTGATTTTCTGGTTGCTTCTTCTCACAAGGTTAGTTTGTTGCATAAAATTATGACAGTTTTGAGGCCTATGCTGTAATTTCAAGTTAATAAGAGCTAAACATACTTCAGATGTGTGGGCCTACAGGTGTAGGGTTCTTATTTGGTAAAAGTGATCTATTGTCTGCCATGCCTCCTTTCTTAGGTAAATCTTCTTCTTTCTGTATCCTAGTTTCTTTGAAAATTTACAATGTTGTCCATATAAATCTTATCTACATATCTGCTCTCTCTTATTAGCAATTAGCTCTGTGATTTGCATATGAGTTTAAGTACATCAATTGAACGAGCTCTTAATCTTGGTTTGGATTTAACAATGGGTACTACTGCAGGAGGCGGAGAAATGATATCCGATGTGTTTCTGGATCATTCAACTTATGCTGATCCTCCAAACAGGTTGGCAGTCATTTATTTTGGACAATGCAATAGTCGAGGCTAGGATGAGTTGTTTGAACCTCTAGCATTCTGATGGGTGTTGTTTTCTAGGGTAGAAAGATATGAATAGTCTAATTCCTTTGACCATCATACTATGATTGTTTAGCACTCTATGATTTCTTCTCTTATAGAGTTGGAATTGAAATTATGATTCCAATTATACTCCTCCAAACATAGACTAAGCTATTCTTGTTGGTATGTAACTTTCCATTAGCTATCAACACATACCAAATGGGGAAAATTGGAACCATTACATGATATCTTCCATTTTTTACATAGGCAGATAAGTGTAAAGGTAAAGGTAGTTTTAGTTAAACCACTAGTTGGCGCAATAAATATTAGCAGGTTTTATGTAACAAATAATGAATTGAACTTATTTACTTCTTCTCATCCTATTTTTCATCTTAAACCATATCATCTGTTGTGTAAAATTGTGATGCCTGGTAAAACTAAAAGTTGAAACTGCTGCTGCTGAGACTTTACCTTGAAATGGATCCAGATTTGAAGCTGGAACTCCTGCTATTGGGGAGGCTATTGGACTGGGAGCAGCAATAGATTATTTATCTGGGATTGGCATGCAAAAGATTCATGATTATGAGGTCAGCCTATTTCTTGTGAAAATGATTATCCATAACCTGTTTCAATAAAAGAGCTGTTGTTCACACTATTGTCTgtaatctatctatctatccaGGTAGAGCTGGCTAATTATCTGTATGAAAGGTTGCAAGGAATCCCTGGTGTCCATATTTATGGCCCGGCACCTTCTCAGAGCGAGGCTCGTGCAGCCCTTTGTTCATTCAACGTTGACAAAATTCATCCAACAGATATTGCCACTTTTATTGACCAGCAGGTAGTAATTAGTGTTTAGATTTTAGGagaattattattcttatagaTTAATAACATATGAACATTTGGTTTTGATTTCAGCATGGGATTGCCATTAGGTCAGGGCATCACTGTGCGCAACCCCTTCATCGACGTTTGAATGTCAATGCCAGTGCACGTGCTAGCCTCTATTTCTATAACACCAAGCAAGATGTCGATAACTTTATTGACTCTCTCAAGGACACAATCCAATTCTTTTTagcttaaaataaataaatatcaatcctttttatttttttgtcttcaTTTGCAGTGTCATCCATatgtgaaaataataataatttagtggCCATATTAGTTGATTTCCTTGTGGCTGTGATTACTCAAACAAAATGCTAAACATTACTCTGTACTCACCTCTGTCAATTCACAATTATAGAAATGTAAATTGAAGATCTAAATGGAGgattatgttatttttctttgtatttttctttttgaagGAGTTATAcaaccttaaaattaatttaatattcaaattagtaaaaattgaatatttgacCTATATATTATCTTAAACGACTCTTTCACTTATTTTAATAGGATCTTTGAAttttctttcatatatatacattgaaaataaaaggtatttaactatttttttttacaggtgttttataatctataatttaacattttttattttttatatctatttttttgtctatctttatttttaaaaacttacatttattattattattattatgtatttcttTTCTCTAtcattattttactaaaattcaAACCCAccaattttaaatgaaaaagaatataGAAGAAAGTTAACTTTGACATGAAAAATGATTTAGAGAAGAAATATATTGTAACAAtaatagtataatttttttttaaaatatttaaatttttatacttGTATAATTAGCTTAGTATTAATAAgaagtattaaaattttatttgaataataataattaattcatttaatttttcacaTAATTAAAGTTATTCAcccttcaaataaaattttaaaaaattgttacattaattattaaatttaaatttatgttattatctGTTCTTATTAGTAAgtattttaattactttttattacttaatttttcagttacataaatagtttaaaattataaataaaaattattattaatacatatacacataattatataattttaaaatgtttatttaatttataattgataaattttaataaatattaaatagtattatattaatacatgtaaaattatataattttaaaaattatttaacatatgtttaaatttaataattttggcTGAAAAAAACAttgttaagaatatttaaaaatagtataaaCTCATTtcacaaaaaagaaaaaagaaaaaaataatttaaaaaaaatatgtttaaaattcaataacacatctatatatataataattcttgtcttattagtataaatatatacatctaaacaagtttttgttttttctttattttagtaaggtttaaataaatgttagatactttttcttataaaatgataggtgatgatgaatttgaacatGATGTAGgacatttataatatacaattttcACTCTGGTAGTTCGTTGGTGCAAAggatctattatatattttttgacaTGAATGAACCATGCTAGGATGATATAATGAAGTGTTTTGGTTTGACAAGAATAAgttcaaacaaaaaatcaatTGAATTGGAGAGAAGAAAATGTATGGTGTGAAAACTAATGAAGAGATCCCATCTAACAAGTAAACCGCAATTTGCGCACACCAACAAACTACCCGAGTGAAAAATTGAAAGGAAATATTAATAAGCAGCAAACCAAACCCTTTTTTTGCCAACAGTTTTACATTATCTTCTTTCTTGAACTCGaaaccaaaaatgaaaaaacaaacaaacccttTTGGCCCAGACAGTTTTAACAGTATCATCAGCTTGAACATgaatcctaatttaattttttttttttttcaaaacaaacccTTTTCTGATAACACCTCCCCAATCATTCTACCAGATGTTGCATAGTCAAACTAATTCTGTCTCAAAGGAATTGGCAGCAATTTTACAGGGGAGAAAGGTTGATGGCCAAATATCTCAAGATTAGTTTacctgaagaagaagaaagggagCATGTCATTGGGATTGACCTTTTTCTTTCCTGGCCAGGGACTCTCCCTTGTATTCAGAACCGGCACTGACCACAAAACCTGCTCCAacctggaagaagaagaagaataagaggTATACGTGCTACCATACATTATTTACACGGAGAGATGACACACCTGACAATCCTTCAGAGTAACACGCTCTTGGAGTGTCACATTACTGCAAATTACAGAACCTTGGATTGTACATCCATCACCCACAGTCACATGGTTCATAATAACAGAATTCACCACCTGCAAACCCCCCCACATCAAAAAGgataatattcatttaaataacaATGTTGTGATGAAATTCATTTACACCAATTTGAAAATGCAGCCAACATTGCATAAGCTTGCTTGTTTTATAATGCTAAATTTAAAGACTTAACCATAACTATAGTCTTCTAGTGATTGATGGTCCCATTCTCCAGTTTGTCTACCATAAATCCCATCTTACCTTAACATTGGAACCTATTCTGCAATGACGACCAATAACAGAACGCTTCACGCTACATTTGTCACCCATTTCTGATCCTTCCCCAAGCACGCATTGTGGCCCAACCTGACAATTAAACCCCATAAATCTTGTAACCACACCCAGCAACCAACAAATTGTATTGTTTCTACTGAGGTTACAATGTCCCTTTTTGTTATGAACATTTTTTCATGATGATCATGATCTGAAAATTTTACATTTGTAATGTTTGTGAAAAAACACAATGATCTAGAAAATCATCTAACCATCATCGTAAAGAAAATctctataccaaatgaagcaagtaaatacaatataatttggatcatgatccaaaaaaacAATCTTATACCTAGTGGAAAACGAAAAATCACTTTAAATTTCAACCTCTCCGATTTTCATTTGGGAGCGTGATTGTAtgacaaaatactagtttccaaTAGACTCAATACGTCATTATGCTCCTTTAGAATAACACTAATCTTATTCCTAAACAAATTTGCATTGCCACCATGCAAATTTGCCACCTTTAATAAACTAATATCATACACAACATATACAGGCAACAAAAGCTGGGTTATATGCAGAAAATATAAATGTCTTACTGTTGTCTTTGATCCAAGCTTTGCGGAAGGATCAATTACGTTATTTTGAGTTGAGAATGTATATCCCGATAAGTGACTTGCATCTCCAATTACCTATATGAGTTAAAAGTTATAATAAGTTCCATTTGCAGAACAATGGAGTAGAACATTTGAAGAATTGGTACTCACATCTCGATTGATGTCAAAGAAAGCCTGAGTCGAATTCAGACGGGCACAATACTTGTTCTTGGCAATATATACACAACACTTATGGGTTTTTCTAGAAATAGAGGCTGCTGCCGTATTAGAACCCAAGAAATGGAGATCATGGAAGCTTGGGGTAGATGCATTTGCTACAAGTTGGGACAACAGGACTTTGTTATTCTGAGAAGCAGCCTTCTCATTTCCATTTTCTTCGGCTGGGAGGGCTCCATTGAGGAATAAGTCAGACCTCTAATTTTACAGTAGAAATAAAGAATCAGAGGCTAGTCTTATAGAAACATTGTGGTGGTCAAGCAGTAGGAACAAGAAATCAAATAAGATGTTTTATCCAACCAACCAGTTGGCTCCTGACAAGATAAGGCAGCACATCCTGCTTTAAGCTGTGAAAGTTCTCTTTTTGATCTAGAACTTCTTGCAGGACAGATCTGTTGGCAGAGAACaaggaaaagagaagaaagaCCACTGGTTTAGATGTTGTAGAAATACATATTTAATGTGTCAGTTGtagataaagaaaataaactgcAAACCTCTTGAATGCATATAAATGAGCATCCATCAGATCAGAGCGGATTTCCATCTACGAGGAGGATAAATTGAAAAGCTAGAGTAAGAAAAAATAACTTCAAGAATTCAATTGAATTATTGTAAAATAGCATATATTTGGACATTTGAAAAATGTCAATGTCATAAAGGAGATAACAGAAATCTATAATGTTAGAACTTTGAATCAGGCAGCAGGGATaagataaatgaaaagaaaagaacgctaataaaaaaatagtaaatcaTCCAATTTGATATAAAGATCATATGACATGGGAGACCTACCTGGCCTACAGCACGTAAAATGCTTTTCTGAACTCGAATATCTTTCTCAACTTCAGATCCTGCCAAGAATCATATGTAACTATGTGTTACACTTCTAAtcatgaaaatatataactatgTGATACACTTCTAATCATTCTACTTGAGGAAAACATGGCCAAAAATCTGACCAGCTGCAATGTGCAACAGAAATTGTTTGGTAGGGTCCAGTCCTATGATATTGTTTCGTCCAGGTTTTTTAGCTTTGTCTTTTCCACTAGAGGATCCAGACTCTGATGGACCAGTAACAGGTGAAAGGCATAGCATTGAAGTTACTGCAGCATCATGCCGCCTGTGTATGGCTGCAACTTCCCCAGGAGAAACATCACAAACAAGGTCACCACTTACAACCTATAGAGACAACACACTAACAATTCACTTTCTCTTAATAGCAAGGAAATGTCACAAAGTATGAGAATCCAGACCAAAATGTCATGTGAAGTGAGATGGCGAGCAATTGCCCTTAAAGCACCAGCTGTTCCAACATCCTCAGGTACTGATGCAACCTGCATGATTAGAACATCATTTAGACTCCACTGCAACCTTTTGATAATTATTGGATACaaattacaatataaaaaacaaagaaaGCATAAGGAGTAAGAGATATATAAGAAGAAAAGCATTTATCTTGCAAGCAAATAAATAAGATGATCAACTCTTTTGCTCccaaaattttgtgtttttcgtGTCATCTAGTGTATGCAGATTTCTCTTTGGCTAGTGGAAATGTAGAAAAAAACTTGTGggtcttttatttttgtttcctTAGATGTTTGCCTGAGTGTCACAAACTCACAATACACGATTTCAAACAAGCTACAAATATGCGCATCCAATAGGAAAAAAAGACCACATAAAAATCCAATGCTACTGAGAATCCAGAACTTATTTCACTTGAAATGAAAGTAGTAAGAGCTGAACAATCAAATGCATGACTTATAATGTTTCCAATTGAGCTATCTCTTTCAGAAAACTCAGATCCAAACTGTCATAAAGATCAACATAAGCAACTAACAGAATTTTCATAACATCAACACTTACTTTATTACCTCAACATGGAGACGGTCAACATAAGCACTCGAAATCCATCCACCAACTAAACGAGCTTCGTGATCGCCTTCAACCACCTATACAATCAATGTCAATTTACACAAGTCATCAAAAACTAAAATCCGGTAGAATAGAACTTCATTTTCTAATACAGAAACTCTGGAGAGACGTACAACAATAAGATTCTTCAAATTATTTGTTTCCAAAAGATCCAAAACGAAAGATAGGACAGGACGATTCGCCACAGGAAGAAGAGCTTTCGGAACCTCCTGAAATAGAACACGAATTAAATGGAGGAACAGAAATTGTTAGTGGTGTGTAAAGTAGCAAACCTTAGAAACGAGAGGAACGAGATTCTTTGAGGTTCCACCAGCCAATACTACGACCTGGAAATCCATGTTCTGCATCATGAATAGAGAAAGAGAGAACTCGGTAATGCAAAGGCACGAAGCCTAGGTCCTACAAAGGGAGGGGAAATGCGGAGCCGAGGTTTCAGAATTCAGGGCTTCTTAGTTCTCACCCATTCTGCTGCTATGTCTGCTAAATTAGACTGGAGAGGATTACTCTTCTACCCTTCTCTTTAGCCATAAATGGATATCCTTCTACTTGTTAGGTTTATAGgcaatttttctttttctttttttgggtaaaattttcaaataaaacatgtATATTggtttgttttttcaaattattcacatttattattatttgatggaaaattaattaaactaggaaaatttttgtacgatgcacacggataaggataaaaataaaatagattaaaaaatttataataatatttattcaatgtttaaaattattaaaataaaaaatataacgctctcattccacattttatttacttcgataaaataacttattttctcacatgtttcatcacatattttttccgaatgaaatctctcatttcgtgactttacactttcactttgtcaatcaaatatttgatttatattttttaataattagcattgtgacctcacactttggtcaattaaatatttgattcatatttctttaaccactttctAATGATACCGGTcaattatccctcgacaaaccacatctcaatcacatttggttaaatgttgtacttgttttg
This genomic window contains:
- the LOC124945884 gene encoding cysteine desulfurase 1, chloroplastic, translated to MMVAAPANCPMSFRFMNHNLSTLRSAPFRYRLDLPSSARIPLSSSRSVSVSSAGAASPIINQDYQNLESNSLGHLTRPDFPILHQEVNGSSLVYLDNAATSQKPISVLNALQNYYEKYNSNVHRGIHYLSAKATDEYEMSRKKVATFINASDPGEIIFTRNATEAINLVAYTWGVSNLKPEDEVILTVAEHHSAIVPWQIVAQKTGAILKFVELTENQVPDTEMLRRLISKRTKLVVVHHVSNVLASVLPIGDIVDWAHKFGAKVLVDACQSVPHMVVDVQGLGADFLVASSHKMCGPTGVGFLFGKSDLLSAMPPFLGGGEMISDVFLDHSTYADPPNRFEAGTPAIGEAIGLGAAIDYLSGIGMQKIHDYEVELANYLYERLQGIPGVHIYGPAPSQSEARAALCSFNVDKIHPTDIATFIDQQHGIAIRSGHHCAQPLHRRLNVNASARASLYFYNTKQDVDNFIDSLKDTIQFFLA
- the LOC124944890 gene encoding translation initiation factor eIF-2B subunit gamma; amino-acid sequence: MMQNMDFQVVVLAGGTSKNLVPLVSKEVPKALLPVANRPVLSFVLDLLETNNLKNLIVVVEGDHEARLVGGWISSAYVDRLHVEVASVPEDVGTAGALRAIARHLTSHDILVVSGDLVCDVSPGEVAAIHRRHDAAVTSMLCLSPVTGPSESGSSSGKDKAKKPGRNNIIGLDPTKQFLLHIAAGSEVEKDIRVQKSILRAVGQMEIRSDLMDAHLYAFKRSVLQEVLDQKENFHSLKQDVLPYLVRSQLRSDLFLNGALPAEENGNEKAASQNNKVLLSQLVANASTPSFHDLHFLGSNTAAASISRKTHKCCVYIAKNKYCARLNSTQAFFDINRDVIGDASHLSGYTFSTQNNVIDPSAKLGSKTTVGPQCVLGEGSEMGDKCSVKRSVIGRHCRIGSNVKVVNSVIMNHVTVGDGCTIQGSVICSNVTLQERVTLKDCQVGAGFVVSAGSEYKGESLARKEKGQSQ